A genomic region of Hallerella porci contains the following coding sequences:
- the gltX gene encoding glutamate--tRNA ligase: MSESTRKVRVRFAPSPTGFLHVGGARTAIYNYFFAKAMGGTFYLRIEDTDRKRYNEAALKDLMRDLKWLGLNWDEGPGCEGDCGPYFQSERLDIYHREIQKLLDAGLAYYCFCSEERLNEVRAAQKKAGAPETGYDRHCRNIPREEAEARIAAGEKAVIRFKIPESGSTEFTDLIRGRIEYKNEVLDDLVLIKRDGYPTYHFASVVDDHLMGTTHVLRGDEWISSTPKHVLLYKAFGWEAPIWCHLPVILDSKNGGKLSKRNGAVSVSEFRELGYLPETMVNYLALLGWNPGDDREVMSLDEMIQAFKLENIHPTAVKFDEKKLQWMNMQHIHTTPNDVLLKEMVAGLEAKGISTANEPAERLNMIVEMLKPRAHFLKDLADMSVYFFKAPTEYDEKGKRKQWGAGSREIAHAVREMLATVEPFTTPEIEKGFVELTEKCGCKLGDLVGAVRLAVSGVTAGPGLWELFEVVGKAETLRRIEVAEPLMQE, encoded by the coding sequence ATGTCCGAATCTACGCGCAAAGTCCGCGTTCGTTTTGCTCCGAGTCCTACTGGTTTTCTCCATGTCGGCGGAGCGCGCACTGCGATTTACAATTATTTCTTCGCGAAAGCGATGGGCGGCACTTTCTATTTGAGAATTGAAGATACCGACCGGAAACGCTATAACGAAGCGGCGCTGAAAGATTTGATGCGCGATTTGAAATGGCTCGGTTTGAATTGGGACGAAGGTCCGGGTTGCGAAGGCGATTGCGGTCCGTATTTCCAAAGCGAACGTTTGGATATTTATCACCGCGAAATTCAAAAACTTTTGGATGCGGGTCTTGCGTATTATTGTTTCTGTTCCGAAGAACGTTTGAACGAAGTGCGTGCGGCGCAGAAAAAAGCCGGCGCGCCAGAAACCGGTTACGATAGACATTGCCGCAATATTCCGCGCGAAGAAGCGGAAGCGCGCATTGCCGCAGGCGAGAAAGCGGTGATTCGTTTTAAGATTCCTGAATCGGGTTCGACGGAATTTACGGATTTAATCCGCGGTCGCATTGAATACAAGAATGAAGTTTTGGACGATTTGGTTTTGATTAAACGCGACGGCTATCCGACTTATCATTTTGCAAGCGTCGTCGATGATCATTTGATGGGAACAACTCACGTTCTCCGCGGCGATGAATGGATTAGTTCAACGCCGAAGCACGTTTTGCTTTATAAGGCTTTCGGTTGGGAAGCGCCGATTTGGTGCCACTTGCCGGTGATTCTCGATTCGAAAAACGGCGGAAAATTGTCGAAGAGAAATGGCGCCGTTTCTGTCAGCGAATTCCGCGAACTCGGTTATTTGCCCGAAACGATGGTCAATTATTTGGCGCTTCTCGGCTGGAATCCGGGCGACGATCGCGAAGTGATGAGCTTGGACGAAATGATTCAAGCGTTTAAGCTCGAAAATATTCACCCGACTGCTGTGAAATTTGACGAGAAAAAATTGCAGTGGATGAATATGCAGCACATTCATACAACGCCGAATGATGTTCTCTTGAAGGAAATGGTCGCAGGTCTCGAAGCGAAAGGCATTTCGACTGCGAACGAGCCCGCAGAACGGCTGAATATGATTGTGGAAATGTTAAAGCCGCGCGCACATTTCTTGAAAGATCTCGCCGATATGTCGGTTTACTTTTTCAAAGCGCCGACCGAATATGACGAAAAAGGAAAACGGAAACAGTGGGGCGCAGGAAGCCGCGAAATTGCGCACGCTGTCCGCGAAATGCTCGCGACGGTGGAACCGTTTACAACTCCTGAAATCGAAAAAGGATTTGTGGAGCTTACCGAAAAGTGCGGCTGCAAATTGGGCGACCTCGTGGGCGCTGTCCGCTTGGCCGTTTCGGGAGTTACTGCGGGACCTGGACTTTGGGAACTTTTTGAAGTCGTCGGGAAAGCAGAAACCCTTCGCCGCATTGAAGTCGCAGAGCCTTTGATGCAAGAATAA
- a CDS encoding NADH peroxidase gives MKVWVCSVCGYVSFGEEPPECCPQCKAPKSKFKLKEEPATSGKMVWADEHKIGVAQGLDAEVVQGLRENFTGECTEVGMYLAMSRQADREGFPEVAEAYKRIAFEEAEHAAKFAELLGEVVYPDTKKNLSLRVAAEAGATEGKLKLAKRAKELGYDAIHDTVHEMCKDEARHGGAFEGLLNRYFNK, from the coding sequence ATGAAAGTATGGGTTTGTTCTGTCTGTGGCTACGTTTCGTTTGGAGAAGAACCGCCTGAATGCTGCCCGCAGTGCAAAGCGCCGAAGTCCAAGTTCAAATTGAAAGAAGAACCGGCGACGAGCGGCAAAATGGTTTGGGCTGACGAACACAAAATCGGCGTCGCTCAAGGTTTGGATGCCGAAGTTGTTCAAGGCTTACGCGAAAACTTCACCGGCGAATGCACCGAAGTCGGCATGTATTTGGCAATGAGTCGCCAAGCAGACCGCGAAGGCTTCCCGGAAGTTGCCGAAGCTTACAAGCGCATCGCATTCGAAGAAGCAGAACACGCAGCAAAGTTTGCAGAACTTCTCGGCGAAGTCGTCTATCCGGACACCAAGAAGAATCTTTCTCTCCGCGTTGCAGCAGAAGCAGGCGCAACCGAAGGCAAACTCAAATTGGCAAAGCGTGCGAAGGAACTCGGTTACGACGCCATCCACGACACTGTTCATGAAATGTGCAAAGATGAAGCACGTCATGGCGGCGCTTTCGAAGGCCTCTTGAACCGTTACTTCAACAAGTAA
- a CDS encoding Fur family transcriptional regulator, which produces MTPSESLREKNIRPSIQRVSILNYLLEKKNHPTVDTIYEDLHPAIPTLSRTTVYNTLQMFKEYDLVSTLDFGDGSLHYDAETHPHIHFRCRICHAIYDVFVAPADIQKHLEKDAILEESQFYAFGVCAKCAKNSR; this is translated from the coding sequence ATGACTCCCTCGGAATCTCTCCGCGAAAAAAATATTCGCCCGTCGATTCAGCGGGTGAGCATTTTAAATTATTTACTCGAAAAAAAGAATCATCCGACAGTCGATACGATTTACGAAGATTTGCACCCGGCGATTCCGACTCTTTCGCGGACGACCGTTTACAATACGCTGCAAATGTTCAAAGAATATGACCTCGTTTCGACTTTAGATTTCGGCGATGGCAGTTTACATTACGATGCCGAAACGCATCCGCACATTCATTTTCGTTGTCGAATTTGCCACGCCATTTACGATGTTTTTGTCGCTCCCGCAGACATTCAAAAGCATTTAGAAAAAGACGCAATTCTCGAAGAATCGCAATTTTATGCGTTCGGCGTTTGCGCAAAATGCGCTAAAAATTCACGGTGA